In one Candidatus Planktophila versatilis genomic region, the following are encoded:
- the ribH gene encoding 6,7-dimethyl-8-ribityllumazine synthase, which produces MAGNAPAITVPQLPKAKVAIISSSWHLDICSDLVAGATRALEAAQVKKIKTIYVPGSFEIPLAAQKMFEKGYDAVVAVGLVLKGETPHFDYVCQGVTQGVIDVQLKWSKPIGYGVLMCENLEQAIARSGRPGSKEDKGYDSAIAALTLLTL; this is translated from the coding sequence ATGGCCGGTAACGCACCTGCAATCACAGTTCCGCAACTACCCAAGGCAAAGGTGGCAATCATCTCTTCCTCCTGGCATCTAGATATTTGTAGTGATCTAGTCGCCGGTGCCACACGTGCGCTGGAAGCGGCCCAGGTGAAGAAGATTAAGACCATCTATGTCCCAGGTTCTTTTGAGATTCCGTTGGCCGCCCAGAAGATGTTTGAAAAAGGTTATGACGCAGTGGTTGCGGTGGGGCTAGTACTCAAAGGTGAAACCCCACACTTTGATTATGTCTGCCAAGGTGTCACCCAAGGTGTGATTGATGTGCAATTAAAATGGTCAAAGCCGATTGGTTACGGTGTGCTCATGTGTGAAAACCTCGAGCAAGCTATTGCGCGCTCGGGGCGCCCAGGCAGCAAAGAAGATAAGGGATACGACAGCGCTATTGCAGCGCTGACACTGCTTACGCTCTAG
- the ribB gene encoding 3,4-dihydroxy-2-butanone-4-phosphate synthase has product MEINFADSLDRFRRGEMIIVVDDHERENEGDLIMLAEYATAEKTAFMVRHTTGILCVAITSEQARRLHLPYMVEQNQDVRKTAFTVSVDLAQGITTGVSAQERTATIRALGSARSLPTDFIRPGHIFPLIANGQGLAARKGHTEAGVALAELTGSYPAALLSEIVAADGSMARGQELLDFAHEHQIPIVSIADIYEYQIKLEHVPTLVNYPAYDFEWVKVQLRNAEWDIATYPSLKHREQVVMRYGREDKVPMVRIHSECFTGDVVHSQRCDCGQQLDAAIAAIEAYGCGYIIYMRDHEGRGIGLTEKLKSYTLQDQGLDTVDANLELGHVIDSRDWSEAIAILKNLKVNSVKLLTNNPEKIAAVTECGITCEQVSLAIESNEYNEKYLSTKRDRLGHRRTQGSK; this is encoded by the coding sequence GTGGAAATTAACTTTGCCGATAGCCTAGATCGATTTAGACGTGGTGAGATGATCATTGTTGTAGATGATCACGAGCGCGAAAATGAGGGCGACCTCATTATGTTGGCCGAGTATGCAACGGCTGAGAAAACTGCCTTCATGGTGCGCCATACAACCGGCATTCTCTGTGTTGCAATTACGAGCGAGCAAGCACGTCGTTTGCACCTTCCTTATATGGTCGAACAGAACCAAGATGTGCGAAAGACCGCCTTTACCGTCTCAGTTGATCTGGCCCAAGGAATCACTACTGGAGTCAGCGCACAAGAGCGCACCGCAACAATTCGCGCACTGGGTAGCGCCAGATCACTACCAACAGATTTCATTCGCCCCGGACATATTTTTCCACTGATTGCTAACGGTCAAGGGCTAGCTGCACGCAAGGGACATACTGAAGCCGGTGTGGCACTTGCCGAACTCACCGGTTCTTATCCGGCGGCGCTGCTCTCAGAGATTGTGGCAGCAGATGGTTCGATGGCGCGCGGCCAAGAGCTACTTGATTTTGCACACGAGCACCAAATTCCAATCGTTTCAATTGCCGATATCTATGAATATCAGATCAAGTTAGAACATGTTCCAACGCTGGTGAACTATCCGGCTTATGATTTTGAGTGGGTCAAGGTTCAGTTGCGAAACGCTGAGTGGGATATTGCAACTTATCCATCACTGAAGCACCGCGAACAAGTAGTGATGCGCTATGGCCGAGAAGATAAAGTGCCGATGGTGCGCATTCACTCGGAATGCTTCACCGGCGATGTGGTGCACTCACAGCGCTGTGATTGTGGACAACAGCTTGATGCTGCAATTGCTGCCATTGAAGCCTATGGCTGCGGATACATTATCTATATGCGCGATCACGAAGGTCGCGGCATTGGGCTGACTGAAAAACTTAAGTCCTATACCTTGCAAGATCAGGGGCTGGACACAGTCGATGCCAATTTGGAGCTGGGCCATGTCATCGATTCTCGTGATTGGTCTGAGGCAATAGCCATCTTAAAAAACCTCAAGGTGAACTCAGTGAAGTTACTGACTAATAACCCAGAGAAGATAGCTGCGGTCACAGAATGTGGAATCACCTGCGAGCAGGTCTCCCTTGCCATTGAAAGTAATGAATACAACGAGAAGTACCTATCTACTAAGCGTGATCGCCTTGGACATAGGCGCACCCAAGGGAGTAAATAA
- a CDS encoding carbohydrate ABC transporter permease, protein MYKVLKATFITIWSLFVLFPIMWAITTSFKPESAVVNGATFIPFLEFQPSLIGWKAILPGPDSLTNLLTPTLNSFIVTAGATAISLIFGSLAAYGLSRFTYGWKNYSNADIIFFFVSQRIMPPVVLAIPFFLLLKELKLLDTHLGLILVLTSGLMPIVVWLMVDFFNALPREIDEMAMLEGCNPIQAFFRTILPLSKPGLTVAGMFCVIFGWNDIFFALTLTATKVLTLPVAVIALNGTVTPYWILAASTVFSIIPLVGLAFVIERFLSRGNLGGAVR, encoded by the coding sequence ATGTATAAAGTCTTAAAGGCAACCTTCATCACTATCTGGAGCCTCTTCGTTCTCTTCCCAATCATGTGGGCGATTACGACTAGCTTTAAGCCAGAGTCTGCCGTAGTAAATGGCGCAACCTTTATTCCATTCTTGGAGTTTCAACCAAGTCTGATTGGTTGGAAAGCAATCCTTCCTGGTCCAGATTCACTGACAAATCTGCTGACACCAACGTTAAACAGCTTTATCGTCACCGCAGGTGCTACTGCAATCTCACTGATCTTCGGATCATTGGCCGCCTACGGACTCTCTCGCTTCACCTACGGCTGGAAGAACTACAGCAACGCTGACATCATCTTCTTCTTCGTCTCCCAGCGCATCATGCCGCCGGTAGTTCTCGCTATTCCATTCTTCCTCTTGCTCAAAGAGCTTAAGCTACTTGATACCCACCTCGGATTAATCCTGGTTCTTACTTCTGGCTTGATGCCGATTGTGGTCTGGTTGATGGTTGATTTCTTTAACGCACTTCCACGCGAAATCGATGAGATGGCGATGTTAGAAGGATGTAATCCAATCCAAGCTTTCTTTAGAACCATCCTGCCGCTATCAAAGCCAGGTCTGACTGTCGCTGGCATGTTCTGCGTCATCTTTGGCTGGAACGATATCTTCTTCGCACTCACACTGACCGCAACAAAGGTGCTTACCTTGCCAGTTGCTGTCATCGCCCTGAACGGCACTGTGACGCCTTATTGGATCCTGGCCGCCTCTACTGTCTTCTCAATTATTCCGTTGGTCGGGTTAGCCTTTGTGATTGAACGATTCTTATCTCGTGGAAACCTTGGCGGAGCTGTTCGATGA
- a CDS encoding ABC transporter ATP-binding protein: MSLILKNVSVTTEKEGVILDDISFEFKPGRIYILIGRTTSGKTSLMRAIAGLLPIDSGQITMNGEDFEDKPIWERDVAVVYQQFINYPNKSVLQNVEFPLLRKGLKKSEAREVALASINKVGLSDYLDRKPAQLSGGQQQRVALARSLSRQSHIMLLDEPLMNLDYKLREQLRVEFKEIFNSQKDAVTIYATTEPPEALILGAEILVMHEGRIIQYGSPTEVYEQPQSTTVARVISDPPMSILPVSLSAGEIRFGDGYSQPIPAKMKNFKEGHYQVGIRANDIVSAKSGGEKGTISLVEVSGSETLVYVDTPAGEVVLQMEGIHDVKVGESISIELPGNRLFLFETNGALCVSPDSAGE; the protein is encoded by the coding sequence GTGTCTTTAATACTTAAAAACGTCTCGGTAACTACCGAAAAAGAAGGCGTGATCCTGGACGATATCTCCTTTGAATTTAAGCCTGGCCGTATCTATATCCTGATTGGACGTACTACATCGGGCAAGACCTCGCTAATGCGCGCCATCGCTGGGCTTTTGCCTATCGATAGCGGTCAAATCACCATGAATGGTGAAGATTTTGAGGATAAGCCAATCTGGGAACGCGATGTTGCCGTGGTCTATCAGCAGTTTATTAACTATCCCAACAAGTCAGTTCTGCAAAATGTTGAGTTCCCGTTACTTCGTAAAGGGCTTAAGAAGTCAGAGGCGCGCGAAGTCGCACTTGCTTCGATCAATAAAGTTGGGCTCAGTGACTACCTTGATCGCAAACCAGCACAACTATCAGGTGGTCAGCAGCAGCGGGTGGCGCTAGCTCGTTCCCTTTCTCGTCAATCTCACATCATGTTACTTGATGAGCCACTGATGAACCTCGACTACAAGCTACGCGAACAACTTCGAGTTGAATTTAAGGAAATATTTAATTCTCAAAAAGATGCCGTAACAATCTATGCCACGACCGAACCTCCGGAGGCGCTCATTCTCGGCGCTGAGATCTTGGTGATGCACGAGGGTCGAATCATTCAATACGGCAGCCCAACAGAGGTCTATGAGCAGCCACAGTCGACCACAGTGGCGCGTGTAATCAGCGATCCTCCGATGAGCATCTTGCCAGTCTCACTCTCTGCCGGAGAAATTCGTTTTGGTGATGGTTATTCGCAACCAATTCCGGCGAAGATGAAGAACTTTAAAGAAGGTCATTATCAAGTTGGTATCCGGGCAAATGACATTGTCAGTGCAAAATCGGGTGGCGAAAAGGGAACCATCTCCTTGGTAGAAGTCTCTGGTTCTGAGACCCTGGTCTATGTTGATACGCCAGCCGGTGAAGTAGTTCTTCAAATGGAAGGTATCCACGACGTAAAAGTCGGTGAATCAATCTCGATTGAACTCCCGGGCAACCGCTTATTCCTATTCGAAACTAATGGGGCGCTCTGTGTCTCACCAGATAGCGCAGGGGAGTAA
- a CDS encoding NAD(P)-dependent alcohol dehydrogenase, with the protein MKASVLHKYDESLTASNWVTYEDVPDPKITKPTDVLVKIGGAGVCRTDLHVIEGQWRSRMDPDGKTLLPYIMGHENAGWVEEVGSEVVGLKKGDPVILHPRLSSGFEIEHRRGEDMHGTGTFPGVSENGGYAEALVTSVRNIVALPKSLAPKAVAAYADAGLTAYHVAKKASRTLLPGQFVVAIGAGGLGHIGIQCLKAMCAAEIIVVDMSDMALKLAKESGADHVIKADGNEVEAVLQLTKGFGAEAVIDFVGEKGSIKKGLAMTRALGNYYIVGYGEDIQISALDLITTERNIVGNLVGTWADLNELMSLAERGLVHLSTVEYALKDADQALHDLNAGKVKGRAILVP; encoded by the coding sequence ATGAAAGCATCAGTACTTCATAAATACGACGAGTCTCTTACTGCAAGTAACTGGGTCACATATGAGGATGTTCCAGATCCAAAGATTACTAAGCCAACAGATGTGCTGGTAAAGATTGGTGGCGCCGGCGTTTGCCGCACCGACTTGCACGTGATTGAAGGTCAATGGCGTTCACGTATGGATCCAGATGGCAAGACCCTACTTCCATACATCATGGGCCATGAGAACGCTGGCTGGGTGGAAGAAGTTGGTTCCGAAGTTGTTGGCCTTAAAAAAGGTGATCCAGTAATTTTGCACCCACGTCTATCTTCTGGTTTTGAAATTGAGCACCGCCGCGGTGAAGATATGCACGGCACTGGAACTTTTCCGGGAGTAAGTGAGAACGGTGGCTACGCCGAAGCACTAGTCACCAGCGTTCGTAACATTGTTGCACTCCCTAAATCACTCGCCCCTAAGGCAGTTGCTGCCTATGCCGATGCTGGACTTACCGCTTATCACGTTGCTAAGAAAGCATCTCGCACCCTGTTACCAGGTCAGTTTGTGGTTGCAATTGGTGCAGGTGGACTTGGCCACATTGGAATTCAATGCCTGAAGGCAATGTGCGCAGCTGAAATTATTGTGGTCGACATGTCAGATATGGCGCTTAAGTTGGCGAAAGAGAGCGGGGCCGATCACGTCATTAAGGCTGATGGCAATGAAGTGGAAGCTGTTCTGCAGCTGACAAAGGGCTTCGGCGCGGAAGCGGTAATCGACTTCGTGGGTGAGAAGGGTTCAATCAAGAAGGGTCTAGCAATGACTCGCGCACTTGGTAACTACTACATCGTTGGTTACGGTGAAGATATCCAGATTTCAGCGCTCGATCTCATTACAACTGAGCGCAATATCGTCGGTAACTTGGTGGGAACATGGGCAGATCTCAACGAGCTCATGTCCTTGGCTGAGCGTGGATTAGTTCACCTCTCCACCGTGGAGTATGCGCTAAAGGATGCCGATCAGGCGCTACATGATCTCAACGCTGGCAAGGTTAAGGGTCGCGCAATTCTGGTTCCTTAA
- a CDS encoding ABC transporter substrate-binding protein — translation MFTKKVKTLLAVALPIALAASVVVIAPASAGGTLTRTPGQEVSYKAYGAEYANVATTADGDDACSWYETSKKDYSGKTLRVLTHAIPNMGKPTALHAKQFEELTGGKVEVEHVSFGDLYAKQLRSYQTDTNQYDVVFNGSYQIGDFHSYYAKVPDSVTKGKGSLATLTPLYKELYKWDGETKLFGIDADRHFLKYRTDVYENAAAKAFYKSKTGKELAVPKTWKEYNLHAKTFNGYKAAGQPAGVKFTGTTEITQKGGLMFGAFIDRVAPYAKNPNVKGGFWFDENMVPQVNNPGFVAGLTDFVEATKFMPVGGKNFDLSKEIESFGRGDSLLSYTWDDAWSKSNEPTSPIKNKVKAAPLPGAEKVWNRVTKKWDTPKGGVNYAPYIAWGWSSAVTAASPSKAMAFDYLCFWANKANHKLDLTIGDMGVNPSRTEDFTSDFWVKEMNWGKPAVDSWLGTMQNYEKNTNRVFDLRVPGVSDYMTAMENAVAKALAGQATPQKALDEAAKEWNAITKRVGITKVKSAYQNVIALEDNIK, via the coding sequence ATGTTCACAAAGAAAGTAAAGACTCTACTTGCCGTAGCGCTTCCAATTGCGCTTGCTGCATCAGTAGTAGTAATTGCACCTGCATCAGCAGGTGGCACTCTTACTCGTACACCAGGCCAAGAAGTTTCATACAAGGCATACGGTGCTGAGTACGCAAATGTTGCAACCACAGCTGATGGAGATGACGCTTGCTCTTGGTATGAGACATCAAAGAAGGATTACTCAGGTAAGACTCTTCGTGTCCTCACTCACGCGATCCCTAACATGGGTAAGCCAACAGCGCTTCACGCTAAGCAGTTCGAAGAGCTAACAGGTGGAAAAGTTGAAGTTGAGCACGTCTCATTCGGTGACCTCTACGCTAAGCAGCTTCGTTCATACCAGACAGATACAAACCAGTACGACGTTGTATTCAATGGTTCATACCAGATTGGTGATTTCCACTCTTACTACGCAAAGGTTCCAGATTCAGTAACCAAGGGCAAAGGTTCACTTGCAACCCTTACACCTCTTTACAAGGAACTTTACAAGTGGGATGGCGAGACCAAGCTCTTCGGTATCGACGCTGATCGTCACTTCCTCAAGTACCGTACAGATGTCTACGAGAATGCAGCAGCCAAGGCTTTCTACAAGTCAAAGACTGGCAAAGAGCTTGCAGTTCCAAAGACATGGAAGGAATACAACCTTCACGCAAAGACATTCAATGGCTACAAGGCAGCAGGTCAGCCAGCAGGAGTTAAGTTCACTGGAACAACAGAAATCACTCAAAAGGGTGGCCTCATGTTCGGTGCATTTATCGACCGCGTTGCACCATATGCAAAGAATCCAAACGTTAAGGGTGGATTCTGGTTCGATGAAAACATGGTTCCACAGGTCAACAACCCAGGCTTCGTTGCTGGTCTAACTGACTTCGTTGAAGCAACCAAGTTCATGCCAGTCGGTGGAAAGAACTTCGACCTTTCAAAGGAAATTGAATCCTTTGGACGTGGAGATTCACTTCTTTCTTACACATGGGATGATGCATGGTCAAAGTCAAATGAGCCAACAAGCCCAATCAAGAACAAGGTAAAGGCTGCACCTCTTCCAGGAGCTGAAAAAGTCTGGAACCGTGTGACAAAGAAGTGGGATACACCTAAGGGTGGAGTCAACTACGCGCCATACATCGCATGGGGTTGGTCATCAGCAGTAACAGCTGCATCACCTTCAAAGGCGATGGCATTTGATTACCTCTGCTTCTGGGCAAATAAGGCGAACCACAAGCTCGATCTCACCATCGGTGACATGGGCGTAAACCCTTCACGTACAGAAGACTTCACATCTGACTTCTGGGTAAAGGAAATGAACTGGGGCAAGCCAGCAGTAGATTCATGGCTCGGAACAATGCAGAACTACGAGAAGAACACCAACCGTGTGTTCGACCTCCGCGTTCCTGGCGTTTCTGACTACATGACAGCTATGGAAAATGCAGTTGCAAAGGCCCTTGCAGGTCAAGCAACACCACAAAAGGCACTCGATGAGGCTGCTAAAGAGTGGAATGCAATTACAAAGCGTGTAGGTATCACTAAGGTGAAGTCTGCATACCAGAACGTAATTGCGCTTGAAGATAACATCAAGTAA
- a CDS encoding riboflavin synthase produces the protein MFTGLITELGTVQGITRGESSAVFTITAPQSVAGLGLGDSIAVNGVCLTASSITGDSFTADVMVQTLKLTSLSELEVGSPVNLELAAKLDMRMGGHIVQGHVDGVATVVALTPGEKWAQLDLTVPAALMKYVVAQGSITLDGVSLTVGALDDATNSVSVWLIPETLAKTNLSAKKAGGLVNVEVDVLAKYVERLLKKGVAGGN, from the coding sequence ATGTTTACTGGTCTTATTACAGAACTTGGCACCGTGCAAGGCATTACTCGCGGTGAAAGCTCAGCCGTCTTTACTATCACCGCACCACAGTCGGTAGCCGGCCTTGGCCTTGGCGACTCAATTGCCGTAAATGGTGTGTGTCTGACCGCTTCTTCAATTACCGGTGATAGCTTCACCGCAGATGTCATGGTGCAGACGCTTAAGCTGACATCACTGTCTGAATTAGAAGTGGGTTCACCTGTGAACCTAGAGCTGGCGGCAAAGCTTGATATGCGCATGGGTGGACATATTGTGCAGGGGCATGTCGATGGTGTGGCCACAGTTGTTGCGCTGACTCCCGGTGAAAAATGGGCGCAGTTAGATCTCACGGTGCCAGCAGCATTAATGAAGTATGTAGTTGCCCAAGGCTCGATCACACTCGATGGTGTGTCACTGACGGTGGGCGCACTTGATGATGCCACTAATAGTGTGAGCGTCTGGCTGATTCCAGAGACGCTAGCCAAGACAAACTTGTCCGCAAAGAAAGCTGGCGGACTTGTGAACGTGGAGGTAGATGTTCTGGCCAAGTATGTCGAGCGACTACTGAAGAAAGGTGTTGCCGGTGGAAATTAA
- the ribD gene encoding bifunctional diaminohydroxyphosphoribosylaminopyrimidine deaminase/5-amino-6-(5-phosphoribosylamino)uracil reductase RibD, with amino-acid sequence MFIDDAYAHLCSLSRAGLGGTYPNPNVAAAIYSAGGKLIADGFHNRAQSADHAEVVALKKAGAAARGATMVISLEPCAHTGTTPPCAQAIIDAGISQVTYAITDPNPIAAGGAQLLTAAGITVEHQKSAELEFIQRAWLTKQLLGRPLMIWKVAMTLDSKVAASDGTSQWISGSESRDDVQVLRAQSDAIVIGTNTAIIDNPHLVPRGHAARPVRIVCGEQVVPPTHNVFDDQARTITVKSKSIPELMKVLSDEGFNQVLVEAGPTLGSALMATGNIDELIIYQAPKLLGAGKEFVSHLGISTLADHIGLELISAAQFGSDTKSHYRIVKGR; translated from the coding sequence ATGTTTATCGATGACGCCTACGCGCATCTATGCTCGCTCAGCCGTGCCGGCTTGGGTGGCACATACCCCAACCCAAATGTTGCAGCTGCTATCTATAGCGCCGGCGGAAAACTTATCGCCGATGGTTTTCATAACCGCGCGCAATCTGCCGATCACGCCGAAGTTGTTGCACTCAAAAAAGCAGGGGCTGCAGCGCGCGGTGCCACGATGGTTATCTCACTTGAACCATGTGCTCATACCGGAACAACTCCGCCCTGTGCGCAAGCAATTATTGATGCCGGAATCTCACAAGTTACTTATGCCATTACTGATCCCAACCCGATTGCCGCTGGGGGAGCGCAACTTCTCACCGCTGCCGGCATCACGGTGGAACATCAGAAGAGTGCCGAACTGGAATTCATCCAACGAGCATGGCTGACTAAGCAGCTACTAGGTCGCCCGCTGATGATCTGGAAAGTTGCTATGACACTTGATAGCAAAGTAGCGGCAAGTGATGGAACTTCGCAATGGATTAGTGGGTCCGAATCTAGGGATGACGTGCAGGTGCTACGCGCGCAATCTGATGCCATTGTGATTGGAACAAATACCGCAATCATTGATAACCCTCATTTAGTACCTCGCGGCCATGCTGCTCGTCCAGTTCGCATTGTGTGCGGAGAACAAGTGGTGCCACCTACCCACAATGTTTTTGATGATCAAGCTCGCACCATTACTGTGAAATCAAAGTCGATTCCAGAGCTGATGAAGGTGTTAAGCGATGAAGGATTTAACCAAGTATTAGTTGAAGCAGGTCCCACACTGGGCTCTGCCCTGATGGCAACTGGAAATATCGATGAACTCATTATCTATCAGGCACCAAAGCTACTTGGCGCGGGTAAAGAATTTGTCAGCCATCTCGGTATTTCCACGCTGGCAGATCACATTGGCTTGGAGCTGATCTCAGCTGCGCAATTTGGTAGCGATACCAAATCCCATTACCGAATTGTGAAGGGGCGCTAA
- a CDS encoding carbohydrate ABC transporter permease, whose product MKKGYPRFFLLPGLLLLIAIIIFPLLFTIRVTFSSWNVSQSGLNFIGGENWGEMVRDTRYWGSLLRLFYLSFLTVAIQYVLGFAIALFAWKGIAARRFYRVLWLVPMMTTPSLMAIIWRSIFTEDIGALNGLLTRVGLSPVNWLTESGPANIAITIVEVWQWTPFMFLILLAGLLSLPKEPFMAAAIDGASAWKTFARVTFPMMAPISIGAIMIRLIDASKIFDSVFTMTRGGPGNATETPAAYIFQRSLQDFQIAYGSTLALMYLILAILTLTIIGKVFARLSKPRGI is encoded by the coding sequence GTGAAAAAAGGTTACCCACGGTTCTTTCTTCTTCCAGGCTTGCTCTTGCTTATCGCAATTATTATCTTCCCGCTTCTCTTCACGATTCGTGTGACTTTTTCAAGCTGGAACGTTTCCCAATCTGGACTTAATTTTATTGGCGGGGAAAACTGGGGCGAGATGGTCCGTGACACCCGTTATTGGGGCTCACTACTTAGACTTTTCTATCTCTCATTTTTAACGGTAGCAATTCAGTATGTCCTCGGCTTTGCCATCGCGCTCTTCGCTTGGAAAGGAATAGCAGCGCGCCGCTTCTACCGAGTTCTCTGGTTGGTTCCAATGATGACAACACCATCACTTATGGCAATCATCTGGCGTTCGATCTTCACCGAAGATATTGGTGCACTCAATGGACTTCTCACCCGTGTTGGCCTCAGTCCAGTTAACTGGCTCACCGAAAGTGGACCCGCGAACATTGCAATCACTATCGTCGAAGTCTGGCAGTGGACTCCATTTATGTTCTTGATTCTTTTGGCCGGACTTCTTAGCTTGCCGAAAGAACCATTTATGGCAGCGGCGATTGATGGCGCTAGTGCGTGGAAGACATTTGCGCGGGTAACTTTCCCAATGATGGCGCCAATCAGTATTGGTGCAATCATGATTCGTTTAATTGATGCCTCAAAGATCTTCGACTCCGTCTTTACTATGACGCGAGGTGGTCCTGGAAATGCAACTGAAACACCAGCGGCCTATATCTTCCAGCGCAGCTTGCAGGATTTCCAGATTGCCTACGGTTCCACCCTGGCACTGATGTATTTGATTCTCGCAATCTTGACGCTGACTATTATCGGAAAAGTCTTTGCCCGTCTATCGAAGCCTCGGGGGATCTAA
- a CDS encoding quinone oxidoreductase family protein — MKKIEIAQFGGSETLQLVDAPIATPAGTQLLVKVAAAGVNFVDIYQRNGNPVYGMTTPYTPGMEGAGVVEAVGSDVKTIKVGDRVAWTWALGSYAEFAIVEEAKAAIVPQGLELEEVAAFMLQGITGHYLTNSTYEIKAGDIALVHAAAGGTGSLIAQLILLKGGTVIGTTSTEAKEATVRALGVQHVIRYDKEDFVEEVKKITGGRGVDVVYDGVGAKTFDQSLLCLKPRGMMVLFGAASGAVPPFEIMRLNSSGSLFLTRPTLAHYVADAAEFKGRCDAIFDLLLKGKLTVRIDKRYALGDAHKAHDDLASGKTSGKLILVP, encoded by the coding sequence GTGAAAAAGATTGAAATCGCGCAGTTCGGTGGCTCCGAGACTTTGCAATTGGTAGATGCACCTATCGCTACCCCTGCAGGGACCCAGCTATTGGTGAAGGTGGCAGCCGCTGGTGTTAATTTCGTAGATATCTATCAACGCAATGGAAATCCCGTTTATGGCATGACTACGCCATATACCCCAGGCATGGAAGGCGCTGGAGTTGTCGAAGCGGTGGGTAGCGATGTTAAGACAATCAAAGTTGGCGATCGCGTGGCCTGGACCTGGGCGCTGGGAAGTTACGCCGAATTTGCAATTGTGGAAGAGGCAAAAGCGGCAATCGTTCCGCAGGGCCTTGAGTTAGAAGAGGTTGCAGCATTTATGTTGCAGGGAATTACTGGCCATTACCTCACCAACTCCACTTATGAAATTAAGGCAGGGGATATCGCACTTGTGCATGCTGCCGCAGGCGGCACCGGAAGTTTGATTGCACAACTAATTCTTCTTAAAGGTGGAACCGTCATTGGTACGACATCCACCGAAGCTAAGGAAGCAACTGTTCGAGCACTAGGTGTGCAACATGTGATTCGCTATGACAAAGAAGATTTCGTGGAAGAAGTAAAGAAAATTACCGGTGGCCGCGGAGTAGATGTTGTCTATGACGGAGTGGGTGCGAAAACTTTTGATCAATCACTTCTCTGTCTCAAGCCTCGGGGCATGATGGTGCTCTTTGGCGCAGCAAGTGGCGCGGTTCCACCATTTGAAATTATGCGATTGAATTCTTCTGGCTCTCTCTTTCTTACCAGGCCAACACTTGCCCATTACGTGGCAGATGCCGCCGAATTTAAGGGGCGCTGCGATGCGATCTTTGATTTATTACTCAAAGGCAAGTTAACGGTGCGCATCGATAAGCGCTACGCCCTGGGCGATGCGCATAAGGCGCATGATGATTTAGCTAGCGGCAAGACCAGCGGCAAGCTCATCCTCGTTCCCTAG